The Acetomicrobium sp. S15 = DSM 107314 genome window below encodes:
- the ftsY gene encoding signal recognition particle-docking protein FtsY yields MAILNLLKEKLKSVKGKWSEGVSALFDLRSVDESFWEDLEALLIAGDVGIDTASSLVEELKERAKEENIRDAMALKERFASMLIDRIQAIGGAGEPLRVKGRPSVVMIVGVNGSGKTTTAAKLAALCKKEGKNVILAAADTFRAAAVDQLKIWGDRIGARVVAHPPGGDASAVIYDAIHAARASKADLVIADTAGRLHTKHNLMEELKKMKRVIDREIPGEPSEVLIVLDAVTGQNGFAQASAFHKALSLTGVVLAKYDSTAKGGIIIAVADRLGLPIRYVGLGESIDDLCLFDPQSFVKGLLDMD; encoded by the coding sequence ATGGCCATACTTAACCTCCTCAAGGAAAAACTGAAAAGTGTCAAAGGTAAGTGGAGCGAGGGGGTGTCTGCACTTTTCGATCTGCGCTCGGTTGACGAGTCCTTTTGGGAAGACTTAGAGGCGCTTCTCATAGCTGGTGATGTCGGCATAGATACCGCCTCTTCCCTTGTAGAGGAACTGAAAGAAAGGGCCAAAGAGGAAAACATCAGAGACGCTATGGCCCTGAAAGAGCGCTTTGCTTCCATGTTAATAGATCGAATTCAAGCGATAGGCGGCGCAGGCGAACCCTTAAGAGTTAAAGGTAGACCTTCGGTGGTCATGATTGTCGGAGTCAATGGCAGCGGCAAAACTACGACAGCTGCAAAGCTCGCAGCGCTTTGTAAGAAAGAAGGCAAAAATGTCATATTGGCGGCGGCCGACACGTTCAGGGCAGCAGCAGTGGATCAGCTCAAGATTTGGGGCGATCGCATAGGCGCGAGGGTTGTGGCGCACCCGCCGGGCGGAGACGCCTCAGCCGTCATATATGACGCAATCCACGCAGCTCGCGCTTCCAAAGCCGATCTGGTTATAGCTGATACGGCAGGAAGACTGCACACCAAGCATAACCTCATGGAAGAATTGAAGAAGATGAAGCGCGTTATAGATAGGGAAATCCCGGGCGAACCGTCGGAGGTCTTGATAGTTTTGGATGCCGTTACTGGGCAGAACGGTTTTGCCCAAGCTTCGGCATTTCATAAGGCTCTCTCTCTGACAGGGGTGGTGCTCGCCAAATATGACAGCACCGCTAAGGGCGGGATCATAATAGCCGTGGCAGATAGGCTTGGCCTTCCGATACGATATGTGGGCTTGGGCGAATCGATAGATGATCTATGTCTCTTTGACCCACAGTCATTCGTGAAGGGCTTGCTTGACATGGATTGA
- a CDS encoding DUF4416 family protein has product MSPAVKLFAGFLYPDEDTFSSALDRLQALWGDVQHISSTFSFEHTDYYAQISPHLLRRFASFCGLRHAGKLSRWKQQAIETERQSGTPRRINIDPGYIDGARVVLASTKDHAHRIYLRDGIYAEVTLRFRQGGWLPFDYTFPDFRSGAYDAFLGLVREDWKKERREGQI; this is encoded by the coding sequence TTGTCCCCAGCAGTTAAGCTCTTTGCTGGCTTTCTCTACCCCGACGAAGACACGTTCTCGTCTGCCTTGGATCGCTTGCAGGCATTATGGGGTGACGTCCAGCACATCAGTTCGACTTTCTCCTTCGAGCATACAGATTACTATGCGCAGATATCTCCCCATCTTTTGCGGCGTTTCGCCTCTTTCTGTGGGCTTCGCCACGCCGGCAAACTATCGCGGTGGAAGCAGCAGGCAATAGAAACGGAAAGACAAAGCGGGACTCCGAGGCGAATCAATATCGATCCGGGGTACATCGATGGCGCAAGGGTTGTTTTGGCTTCTACAAAAGACCACGCGCATCGCATATACCTGCGAGATGGCATATACGCAGAGGTAACGTTGCGCTTTCGCCAGGGCGGGTGGCTTCCCTTCGATTACACATTTCCCGACTTCAGGAGCGGCGCTTATGATGCCTTTTTGGGTTTGGTGCGCGAGGATTGGAAGAAAGAAAGGAGAGAAGGACAGATTTGA